One segment of Synchiropus splendidus isolate RoL2022-P1 chromosome 4, RoL_Sspl_1.0, whole genome shotgun sequence DNA contains the following:
- the med21 gene encoding mediator of RNA polymerase II transcription subunit 21 translates to MADRLTQLQDAVNSLADQFCNAIGVLQQCAPPASFSSNQTSGNNDQPPNQTEEYAQLFAALIARTAKDVDVLIDSLPSEESTAALQAASLRQLEEENHEAAARLEEVVFRGDILLEKIQSALADIAQSQLRTRNGAPSQPSPAES, encoded by the exons atggCGGACCGGTTGACACAACTTCAAGATGCTGTGAATTCG cttgCAGATCAGTTCTGTAACGCAATCGGAGTTCTGCAGCAGTGCGCCCCACCAGCCTCCTTCAGCAGTAACCAGACCTCTGGCAACAATGACCAACCGCCGAACCAAACCGAAG AATATGCTCAGCTGTTTGCAGCGTTAATCGCCCGAACAGCGAAAGATGTGGATGTACTGATCGACTCCTTACCGAGTGAGGAATCGACTGCGGCTCTGCAG gCTGCTAGTTTGCGGCAGCTAGAGGAAGAGAATCATGAGGCTGCTGCCCGTTTGGAGGAGGTTGTGTTTCGTGGAGACATTCTGCTTGAGAAGATACAGAGTGCCCTGGCAGACATCGCTCAGTCTCAACTACGCACACGCAACGGAGCCCCTAGCCAACCTTCCCCTGCAGAGTCCTGA
- the fgfr1op2 gene encoding FGFR1 oncogene partner 2 homolog isoform X1, producing the protein MSCTLASPGMNCNLEKVLADAKSLVERLRNHDNAAEMLIEQTTSLNKRVEAMKQYQDEIDALNQVARHRPRSSLILGIQQENRQIRELQHENKELRTSLEEHQSALELIMTKYREQVFRLLMASKRDDPAIVSQLKEQHTTEMQAHIDKINEMASVMRKAIEVDEGRICEDEERIKQLEIENRGLRELLGISREAFLLLKREDTPESTSLSPLFTSTDISSRKS; encoded by the exons ATGTCGTGCACTTTGGCTTCCCCAG GAATGAACTGCAACTTGGAAAAGGTGCTGGCAGATGCCAAGTCACTGGTGGAAAGGCTACGTAACCATGACAATGCTGCAGAAATGCTGATCGAACAGACAACTTCACTGAACAAGCGAGTCGAAGCGATGAAGCAG TACCAGGATGAGATTGATGCCTTGAATCAGGTTGCTCGACACCGCCCTCGCTCCAGTTTGATTCTCGGAATCCAACAGGAAAACCGCCAAATTAGAGAGCTTCAGCACGAAAACAAAG AACTACGGACCTCGTTGGAGGAGCATCAATCTGCTTTAGAGCTCATTATGACCAAATACAGGGAGCAAGTGTTCAGGCTGCTCATGGCCAGCAAGAGAGACGACCCGGCCATCGTGTCCCAGCTGAAGGAGCAACACACAACG gAAATGCAGGCACACATTGACAAGATCAATGAAATGGCCTCTGTGATGAGGAAAGCGATAGAAGTGGATGAGGGGCGCATCTGTGAAGATGAGGAGAGGATTAAGCAGCTGGAG ATTGAGAATCGGGGTCTCCGGGAGCTACTGGGGATCAGTCGTGAAGCCTTTCTGCTTCTCAAGAGAGAAGACACACCAGAAAGCACGTCGCTGTCGCCCCTTTTCACAAGCACTGACATTAGCTCAAGGAAGAGCTAG
- the fgfr1op2 gene encoding FGFR1 oncogene partner 2 homolog isoform X2 — MNCNLEKVLADAKSLVERLRNHDNAAEMLIEQTTSLNKRVEAMKQYQDEIDALNQVARHRPRSSLILGIQQENRQIRELQHENKELRTSLEEHQSALELIMTKYREQVFRLLMASKRDDPAIVSQLKEQHTTEMQAHIDKINEMASVMRKAIEVDEGRICEDEERIKQLEIENRGLRELLGISREAFLLLKREDTPESTSLSPLFTSTDISSRKS, encoded by the exons ATGAACTGCAACTTGGAAAAGGTGCTGGCAGATGCCAAGTCACTGGTGGAAAGGCTACGTAACCATGACAATGCTGCAGAAATGCTGATCGAACAGACAACTTCACTGAACAAGCGAGTCGAAGCGATGAAGCAG TACCAGGATGAGATTGATGCCTTGAATCAGGTTGCTCGACACCGCCCTCGCTCCAGTTTGATTCTCGGAATCCAACAGGAAAACCGCCAAATTAGAGAGCTTCAGCACGAAAACAAAG AACTACGGACCTCGTTGGAGGAGCATCAATCTGCTTTAGAGCTCATTATGACCAAATACAGGGAGCAAGTGTTCAGGCTGCTCATGGCCAGCAAGAGAGACGACCCGGCCATCGTGTCCCAGCTGAAGGAGCAACACACAACG gAAATGCAGGCACACATTGACAAGATCAATGAAATGGCCTCTGTGATGAGGAAAGCGATAGAAGTGGATGAGGGGCGCATCTGTGAAGATGAGGAGAGGATTAAGCAGCTGGAG ATTGAGAATCGGGGTCTCCGGGAGCTACTGGGGATCAGTCGTGAAGCCTTTCTGCTTCTCAAGAGAGAAGACACACCAGAAAGCACGTCGCTGTCGCCCCTTTTCACAAGCACTGACATTAGCTCAAGGAAGAGCTAG